Within the Pelagovum pacificum genome, the region GAGAAGCGCGCTCGACCTTTCCAGCGCTGGCGAAGAATGGGCTGCATGTTGCCGCTGTGATTGACTTGGCGCCAGGCGCGCTTGCGGCGGGCACCAATATTGAGGGCACGCTCATTGTATTCAGCCGCCTAGAGCAGGAAAGAAAGCTGGTTGGGGCGCTTCGAGGACCGGAAGACGTGGGTCCAATCGTCGCCGCTCTGAAAACAGGGCCGGTCCGAAAGCCGGGAGCAGTCTGGGCCTGGCTCTCTACGGATGACCAACGCAGCTTCATGGATCTTGAGCACGAGCGTCTGATACGCAAGTTGACGCCACGCGGACGGCACGAGCTGAGGACGATCCGCTCTATGCTTGCCGACGAACGGGTGGAGCGCGCTGACCGGCCGCTGCCGGATGATTTTCAAGGCACCGCGCTGCTGTTCATACCGGAATACGCCGGTAGCCGCGTCACGGCTGATCTGGAAGAGCAAACGGTCAAGCCGCGGTCGGTCTATCGCCTCATAATCAACGCCAAGCAGGCAAACCCACGCTTTCTCGCCCAGCTGTTGAACAGCCCATACGGTCGGCATCTCCGGAGCGGGGTCGCGAGCGGGGCTACAATCCAGCGCGTCAGCATTGATGCGCTTCTGTCTCTTGAGCTTGCGGTTCCCGATCTCGCTACACAGGAGCGGATCGCGCGCGTCGGTAGCGATATTGGTCTGCTGCAGGCTGCCTTCCGCGACATGCAAGCGACCCTGGAGCAGGACTGGGCCGGTCTTACCGATGTGGCTGAGCGGGTTGACGCACTAAAAGCGGTACTCGACATTGAACGCCGGATTGCCGACTGGTGGCGCGAGCTCCCATACCCGCTCGCCACGATATACCGGCGCTACCAAGTCTCAACGGTTTCCAAGGAACGTCTCGAGACGCTGCTTCACTTCTTTGAGATGTTCGCTGTCTACCTCGCCGCTATCGGTGCTAGCCACGTCAAGGCCCTGCGGCAGGACTGGCCAGACGTGCTTGCAAAATGGCTCCACCCAGCTGGTAGCGCCGGCATCGAGCGAGCTGATTTCGGCTTCTGGATCGGCTTAGCCGGGGCGAGCCTAAAGGATACGGCCCGGATTACGAGCGATAAGGAGTTGAGGGCGATCGCCATCGAGACCGGCGGTCCTGAGCTTGTGCAGGTTGCGAGCACACTTGGCGGCCTCGGCAAAGCCACCGAACCTCTGGATGTGGCACGGCGCTTCCGCAATAGCTGGAAAGGCCACGGTGGGCATCTGAAGGCGAGCGATGCCGAGCGCCTAGACCGCGAGCTGCAGCAGCAGGTCCGTGACCTTTACGAGGCGACTGCGTCATTGCTACGCGCCGTTCAGCTCGTCCGACCCGGGATGGCCGAGGTGACGGATACGGGCTTACGGTACAAGGTCGATCTGCTAGCAGGAAGTGACCCGACATTCGAAGTAAGGCAGGTTGAAGTCGATAGGCAGGTGAAGACTGGCGCTCTCGCTTTCTGGGGACAGAATAGCCGCACGATGTGCCGGGCTCTCCCGTTCTTCCGGCTTGGAGCGCCCCAGCAGCCCCAAGAAACCAGCTTCTACGTCTTCAACCGCGTGGAGAACGGCGGCTTCCGGTGGATCTGCTACCAGGAGGCAAGGGAGCAAGAATTTGTGGCGCAGGATGAGGAGCTGAGCGGCATTATCGCCCTCGGCAAGGGAACAGGCTGATGGTCCATCGAAGTAAGGACAATGATTGAGCGACACCGGGCGCAACGGTCATCGCTGGCACCGGTTTACGAAGCGATATGAAGGACTTCGGCCCCTCTTGCTTCCAAAGTGCTTCCAGGGGCTCCTCAAACGCAAACGCCGCCCCGGAGGGCGGCGCTCAAGCGTTTGATAACGCGAAGGAAGTTGGTTGCGGGAGTAGGATTTGAACCTACGACCTTCAGGTTATGAGCCTGACGAGCTACCGGACTGCTCCATCCCGCGCCAATTTGTGCTGATCATCGTACGAGAGATCAGAGTGTTCCTTACTAGGTTTGGCGGTGACTTACTCTCCCACGTCTTAGGACGCAGTACCATCAGCGCTACGGCACTTAACGGCTGGGTTCGGAATGGAGCCAGGTGTTTTGCTCGTGCTATTACCACCAAACCGAGAAAGGAACACGGGCGAGCGCCTTTGGCGCTCGCCGTGGTCATCAGATATCCAAGTCAATGAGGTGTGACTTCTGTCCAGCAGCAAGTGCCCTCGGGCTGCCTTGCTTCTACTGGATCAAATCAAGCCTATCGGACAATTAGTACCGGTCAACTGAACGCCTCACAGCGCTTACATCTCCGGCCTATCGACGTAGTGGTCTACTACGGTCCTCAGGGATACCTTGTTTTGAGGGGGGCTTCCCGCTTAGATGCCTTCAGCGGTTATCCTTTCCGATCATAGCTACCCAGCACTGCCGTTGGCACGACAACTGGTCCACCAGTGGATCGTTCACCCCGGTCCTCTCGTACTAGGGGCAACTTCTCTCAAGTATCCTACACCCACGGCAGATAGGGACCGAACTGTCTCACGACGTTCTAAACCCAGCTCACGTACCTCTTTAAACGGCGAACAGCCGTACCCTTGGGACGTGCTTCAGCCCCAGGATGAGATGAGCCGACATCGAGGTGCCAAACGGTGCCGTCGATATGGACTCTTGGGCACCATCAGCCTGTTATCCCCGGCGTACCTTTTATCCGTTGAGCGATGGCCCTTCCACTCGGGACCACCGGATCACTATGGCCGTCTTTCGACTCTGCTCGACTTGTCAGTCTTGCAGTCAGGCTGGCTTCTGCCATTGCACTCAACGAGCGATTTCCGACCGCTCTGAGCCAACCTTCGCGCGCCTCCGTTACTGTTTGGGAGGCGACCGCCCCAGTCAAACTACCCACCACACAGGGTCCCGGAACCGGATAACGGTCCGCGGTTAGACATCAAGCAAAGCAAGGGTGGTATCTCAAGGATGGCTCCACAGCGACTGGCGTCACTGCTTCAAAGCCTACCACCTATCCTGCACATGCTTGGCCTGATGCCAGTGTGAAGTTGTAGTAAAGGTGCACGGGGTCTTTCCGTCTAACCGCGGGAAGCCTGCATCTTGACAGGCAATTCAATTTCGCTGAGTCGACGTTGGAGACAGCGGGGAAGTCGTTACGCCATTCGTGCAGGTCGGAACTTACCCGACAAGGAATTTCGCTACCTTAGGACCGTTATAGTTACGGCCGCCGTTTACCGGGGCTTCAATTCAAGGCTTGCACCTCTCCTTTTAACCTTCCGGCACCGGGCAGGCGTCAGACCCTATACGTCGTCTTGCGACTTCGCAGAGCCCTGTGTTTTTAGTAAACAGTCGCCACCCCCTGGTTTGTGCCCCCAGCCAATACTTGCGTAGAAACTGGGCCTCCTTCTCGCGAACTTACGGAGGTATTTTGCCGAGTTCCTTCAACGTCGTTCTCTCAAGCGCCTTGGTATTCTCTACCAGTCCACCTGTGTCGGTTTAGGGTACGATCTTATAGTAGGGCTATTTCCAGGGACCGCTAAGCTGCCAGTTCAATCCGATAAGGACTGACAACCCTCGCAATCCGTCACCTCTACATGGCCCAGGAATATTAACCTGGTTCCCATCGACTACGCCTTTCGGCCTCGCCTTAGGGGTCGGCTTACCCTGCTCAGATTAGCTTTAAGCAGGAACCCTTGGACTTTCGGCGACAGGGTCTCTCACCCTGTTTGTCGCTACTCATGTCATCATTCTCGCTAGTGATCTCTCCACCCGATGGCTCACGCCCGGGCTTCACAGAAAACTCCGCGTCTCCAACCCGCCCCGAAGGACGGTAAGGAGACATGGAATTATGTCACACTACGCTCTGCTACCACTGCTTGCGCAGTCCTAAGCTTCGGCTCGTGGCTTGAGCCCCGTTACATCTTCGCCGCAGGACAACTTATTTAGACCAGTGAGCTGTTACGCTATCTTTAAAGGATGGCTGCTTCTAAGCCAACCTCCTGGTTGTTTTGGTCGTCCCACCTGCTTTCCCACTTAGCCACGAATTGGGGGCCTTAGCTGTAGGTCAGGGTTGTTTCCCTCTCCACGACGGACGTTAGCACCCGCCGTGTGTCTGCCATCTAGTACTCCTCGGTATTCGGAGTTTGGTTAGGATCAGTAAGCCTGTGGGGCCCCATTACCCATCCAGTGCTCTACCCCCGAGGGTATTCGGATGACGCTCTACCTAAATAGATTTCGCAGAGAACCAGCTATCTCCGAGTTTGATTGGCCTTTCACCCCTAGGCACAACTCATCCCGACCTTTTTCAACAGGTGTGGGTTCGGACCTCCAGTAAGTGTTACCTTACCTTCATCCTGGTCATGCCTAGATCACTCGGTTTCGGGTCTGATCCCACAAACTCAATCGCCCTATTAAGACTCGCTTTCGCTGCGCCTACACCTAACGGCTTAAGCTTGCTTGTGAGACCAAGTCGATGACCCATTATACAAAAGGTACGCCGTCAGCTCTCGAGGAGCCTCCGACTGATTGTAGGCGTTCGGTTTCAGGTACTGTTTCACTCCCCTCGTCGGGGTGCTTTTCACCTTTCCCTCACGGTACTGGTTCGCTATCGGTCAGTAAGGAGTACTTAGCCTTCGAGGGTGGTCCCCCGATCTTCAGACAGGATTTCACGTGTCCCGCCCTACTTAATACGTATCTCAGAGCTTCCTGTACGGGGCTGTCACCCGCTATGGCCAGACTTTCCAATCTGTTCCAGTCACTCATCGATCTCGGCTGGTCCCCGTTCGCTCGCCGCTACTAGGGGAGTATCTGTTGATTTCCTTTCCTCCGGGTACTTAGATGTTTCAGTTCCCCGGGTTTGCTCTAAAAACCCTATATATTCAGATCTTTAGTACCTGTTTCAGCCCGTTATAAGCTGCCGCGAGCGGCAATTATAACAAACTGTCAGGTGGGTTGCCCCATTCGGAGATCCATGGATCAAAGCTTATTCTCAGCTCCCCATGGCTTATCGCAGAGTATCACGTCCTTCATCGCCTCTTACTGCCAAGGCATCCACCAAACGCCCTTTTCGCGCTTGATCTGATCCAGAAGAAGCAAGGCCTCTCCTGATCAGAAGTCATACTTTCCCGGCCCGACCTGGTTCGTGTCGGACCATTTGGTTAGTGTACTTGACTTGGACAAAATTGCTTTTACGGCTCGAAGCCGTTGGTCATCCCTCACTCGGGCGACCAGCAATTCTGATGTTGATCTCTCTATACGATGTCAATTCGTCCGATTGGACGGCAAAGCCAGTTGGCTTGACGGTCCAATCATCAGTGATGGTGGGTCGAGGAGGACTTGAACCTCCGACCTCACGCTTATCAGGCGTGCGCTCTAACCACCTGAGCTACCGACCCATCTGGTGGAGCGTATCGGGATCGAACCGATGACCCTCTGCTTGCAAAGCAGATGCTCTCCCAGCTGAGCTAACGCCCCGTGGTGCTTTTCGCTGCTGCGAAACCACTATTCTGAAGAGATATGAGGACGGCCTGGTCCGTATGATGTGCTCGGTGACTAAACCGAGCTTGCTAAGTGTTTCACGAGTGATGCGAACATCGCTGCTAGAAACATCCTTAGAAAGGAGGTGATCCAGCCGCAGGTTCCCCTACGGCTACCTTGTTACGACTTCACCCCAGTCGCTGATCCTACCGTGGTTGGCTGCCTCCAATAAAGGTTGGCGCACCACCTTCGGGTAGAACCAACTCCCATGGTGTGACGGGCGGTGTGTACAAGGCCCGGGAACGTATTCACCGCGTCATGCTGTTACGCGATTACTAGCGATTCCGACTTCATGGGGTCGAGTTGCAGACCCCAATCCGAACTGAGATAGCTTTTTGAGATTAACTCTCTGTCACTACCATTGTAGCACGTGTGTAGCCCAACCCGTAAGGGCCATGAGGACTTGACGTCATCCACACCTTCCTCCCGCTTATCACGGGCAGTTCCCCTAGAGTGCCCAACTGAATGCTGGCAACTAAGGGTGTGGGTTGCGCTCGTTGCCGGACTTAACCGAACATCTCACGACACGAGCTGACGACAGCCATGCAGCACCTGTCACTAGGCCCCGAAGGGAAGACACATCTCTGTGACGGTCCTAGGATGTCAAGGGTTGGTAAGGTTCTGCGCGTTGCTTCGAATTAAACCACATGCTCCACCGCTTGTGCGGGCCCCCGTCAATTCCTTTGAGTTTTAATCTTGCGACCGTACTCCCCAGGCGGAATGCTTAATCCGTTAGGTGTGTCACCAAAGGGCAAGCCCCCTGACGACTGGCATTCATCGTTTACGGCGTGGACTACCAGGGTATCTAATCCTGTTTGCTCCCCACGCTTTCGCACCTCAGCGTCAGTATCGAGCCAGTGAGCCGCCTTCGCCACTGGTGTTCCTCCGAATATCTACGAATTTCACCTCTACACTCGGAATTCCACTCACCTCTCTCGAACTCAAGACTACCAGTATCAAGGGCAGTTCCGGGGTTGAGCCCCGGGATTTCACCCCTGACTTAATAGTCCGCCTACGTGCGCTTTACGCCCAGTAATTCCGAACAACGCTAACCCCCTCCGTATTACCGCGGCTGCTGGCACGGAGTTAGCCGGGGTTTCTTTACTGGGTACAGTCATTATCTTCCCCAGCGAAAGAGCTTTACGACCCTAAGGCCTTCATCACTCACGCGGCATGGCTAGATCAGGCTTGCGCCCATTGTCTAAGATTCCCCACTGCTGCCTCCCGTAGGAGTCTGGGCCGTGTCTCAGTCCCAGTGTGGCTGATCATCCTCTAAAACCAGCTACTGATCGTAGACTTGGTAGGCCATTACCCCACCAACTATCTAATCAGACGCGGGCCGATCCTTCACCGATAAATCTTTCCCCCGAAGGGCGTATGCGGTATTACTCTCAGTTTCCCGAGGCTATTCCGCAGTGAAGGGCACGTTCCCACGCGTTACTCACCCGTCCGCCGCTCACCCGAAGGTGCGCTCGACTTGCATGTGTTAAGCCTGCCGCCAGCGTTCGTTCTGAGCCAGGATCAAACTCTCAAGTTGAAAACCGATTACTCGGTTGTCCTTGACGTTCGAACCTCTGCACATCATCCCGGCCGGCTAAGACCGGGATAGTCTCTGTTTGCTGTGCTTCAGTACCAAAGGCACCGAAGACCGACAAACAGTGAAGCTGACACTCTCATCATCGCCCGAAGGCTAGAGAGCCGATATGCTAGAAGTCTGATCCATCGAATGAACCAAACCGCCCACATATCTCTTCAGATACTTGCGATTTCAAAGAGCGTAGAGGCAAAAAGTGACAGTGTGCGCCCTAACTTTTCGGCGCGCCCCGCCTCGATTACCTCTGGTTTTCTTCTGCGTCTCGTCGGCCCCGGCTTCCGCCGCCGCCCCGTCTGGCGCCCCGTCAGCGCCTCAGCGCCGCCGGTGAAGGGGTATCTACGGTTTACCGACCTACCCCGCAAGTGGTTTTTTCAGAAAAATTCAAAGCACCTCTGCTCCAAGGAAAATGTCCGCGCAGAGCCATGTTTTAAAGGACTTTTTCTGCTCGCCTGCCCTTCGGCATGCCTCGCGCAGGCGCCCTGCCCTGTTCCGGAGCCTGATTTTAGAGCCCTCGCGCAGAGGTTTCTTCACCCGACTCGATTCCGCCTGGCTGACGTGCTCCGGCGAAAATGGAGCGTGATCGTAGGTTGCCGTCACAAGTCTTCCGGTCTTCGGGCATGAAGTAGAAATGGCGGTCAACGCGACGAGAGACGCAATCGTCCTGACGGCGGGATGGATACGCCATTGTCCCCTTCGTAGCAGCGACGTCGATTTACTGCTTCAGCCCCTCCAGTCTCGGAACGGTCGCGCTCCGAGACACGAATGCGCTGGCACGAGCGATCAGCGGGGTGCTCGTGCGATCAGTTCGCGCAATCTTCGGAAGACGGCAGGATCTCGGCGCAGCCCATCATGTTCATAGGTATTCGTAACCCAGGTGCGGCAGTCGCCAAGCGATGCTGCCGTGGCCAGTGAGAGCTCCGCGTCAACATACATGTCGTCATGGTAGATGACGGCGGCCACCGGCACCTCGGCTGAGGCCAGTCGTTCCAGATCGTAGAGTTTCCGATGAAGCGGCCGCTGCGCCAGAGCTTCAGCAGCGGCACGGAATGGTCGCAACGCGCGGATTTCCTCGAACATCCAGGGGAACATCATCTCGCCGGTAAAGCAGAGCGGACGCGCGGCAGGGTCAACCTGCGGAACAGCTTCCCGTTGGCGCTCGGCCGCCCAGCCCGTGATGGCGCCGTTCTGGGCATAGATACTTTCCTGCAGCGTCACGAACAGCGGATTTCCCGAGAAGGAGGTCAACGCCATGACCTGCGACAGAAATGTTTCCGAAAGCCCGGTCGGCGCGAAGGAATCGAAGGCCTCATCCATCGCCCACATGACATTCTCGAAGCCCGGCGCCATGCCGAAATCCAACCCAAGCAACTGAAAACGCCGTACAGATAGCCGGTCGCCGTCGGGCAGCTGCGGTTCATGCGTGGCAATCAAGTCTGCAATCCGCCCTGCCCGCTCGACGGCGTCAGGATAGCGGCGGCTGAACCGCTCGTTCTTGGCCAGGACACGCGGATAGGTTCGGCGATAGACATCGTCCGCCGTGGCCTCGATCCCGGCAAGTCCTCCGGTGACGAAGCACTCCGTCAGCGCGTCCGGCGCGACAGACAGGTAATGCAGGGTCAGGAATCCACCGTAACTCTGTCCAAGCGTCGACCATCGCCGACCACCGTAGATGTCTTTCCGGATCTGCTCACAGTCGCGTACGATCGAGTCGGTCGAGAAGCTGGCGAGGTAGTCCGCTCCCTCAGGGCCTGACATGGCGCCCATTCGAGCACCCGTCACAGGACTGGAGCGCCCGGTGCCCCGCTGATCGAGAAGCAGCACGCGATAGTGTTTCATCGCCTCGTATAACCAGGGCGGGTCGCCAATACCGGGCCGCGGAGCCTTGCCCCCTGGCCCCCCCTGCAGAAACAGCAGCAGCGGCAGATCTTCGGAGACCCGCTCCGGATCGCAGGCTTCGCGCAAGAATACCTGAATCGTTTCGCCCTCGGGGTCCGACCAGTCGCGCGGCAGATCAATCTCGACTTCGGTCAGCGCGACGCCCGGGCCACGGCGGGTGGGACCACGACGGATGCTCATGCTGCTTTTCCTCTCCAGATTGAGCCGGCCCTCATCCCAGCGCTCGAGTGCTCTTGGCGTCGAAAAGCATGGCGCGGTTCATATCCAGATGAAGTGTCGCCTCGCTACCGCTGGCAGGAAACTGGTCGGCTCCGAGCCGCGCACAGAGCAGTGTCTCGCCCAAGCTACCATACGCGAGGGTCTCGATGCCGAGCGGCTCGACCTCGTCGAGCACGACCGAGAGCGGCACTGAGTGATCGCCGTTCGGAGAAAGCGAGATGGCTTCGGGCCGAATGCCCAGCACCACCTCGGCCGTCGGCGCAGCGGCAAGCCCCGCCTTAACCGCACCAGAAAGGGGCAGCGTCTGCCCCGTCTCCAGTTCAATTCCGACCCGGTCGCCTGAGCCACTGAGCCGCCCCGGCAACAGGTTCATCGGTGGCGAACCGATGAAGCCCGCGACAAACGTCGTTTGCGGGCGCTCGTAGAGATCGAGAGGCCGTCCCACCTGTTCGATATGCCCCCCATTCATCACGACGACACGGTCAGCCATGGTCATCGCCTCGGTCTGATCGTGAGTCACATATACTGTCGTCGTGGGCAGGATCCGCTGGAGGCGTTTGATTTCCGAGCGCATCTGGACGCGCAGCTTGGCATCGAGGTTCGACAGCGGCTCATCGAAAAGGAACACCTTGGGCTCGCGCACGATGGCACGGCCCATGGCCACCCGCTGTCGCTGTCCCCCCGACAGCTGGCTGGGGCGGCGGTCTAGCAAGTTGGTGATGCGCAGGGTTTCAGCTGCTTGAGAGACTTTCTCAGAGACCTCGCCCTTCGGGGTCCCACGCTGCTGCAAACAGAATGCAAGATTTTCTCCCACGGACATATGCGGGTAAAGCGCGTAGTTCTGGAACACCATGGCGATGTCGCGGCGGCCCGGAGCGACCCGATTGACCACCTTGTCGTCAATCCGGATGCGGCCGCCGGAGATATGCTCAAGCCCCGCCACCATCCGCAGCGTCGTGGACTTGCCACAGCCCGATGGCCCAACGAAAACAACGAACTCCTTGTCCTCGATCTCCAGGTTGATGCCATGCACGACCCGAGTCGAGCCGTACATCTTGATCAGGTTCTCCAACTGAAGTGTCGCCATGGCTTCAGCGCTCCATCATCCAGACCAGCATGCCGCCGGCCTCGCGGTTGGCCCACAAGTGGTAGGGCACCGCCGTGAAAGTCGCAGGCACCTCACGTGGGGGCGTGCGGGAATAGAGCTGGCCGTCCCAGCCTCCGCTGTCGATTGACCGGGCCGGTCCATGTAGCACCGTGGCGCCGCCCAGAAGATCAGACCGGAAGTCGGCTTCGATTGCGTCTTCGGAGGAAAGCACGAGCCGCTGAGGGGCGATGCCGTTGTCGACCTCTTCCACGCAGTAGACGACGGGACCTCGCTTCAGCGCGACCCGGCCGGCATTCTCCGTCGCATCGGGATGGGCGTAGAGACGTTCGACCGGCATCGGAAGTTGCAGTTTAACGGTGTCGCCCGGCGACCAGGTGCGGGCGATGCGCGCGTAGCCGTTCGTCGTCACAGGGCCGAGCGCGACCTCTTCCCCGTTGACCGTCACGCTCGGGGTGCGGCACCAGCCGGGAATGCGCAGACAAAGGCCAAACTCGACAGGCTCTTCGGGATCGACTTGAAGCGTGATCTCCGCGTCCCACGGATAGTTGGTCGTCTGGCGCAACTGCACGTCGCGCGCGCCGACAGTAACCGTTGCCGCATTCTCCGAATACAGATGCACCGCGATTTCGGTCTCGGTCGTGCTGTAGTGGTAGGAGCCGATCGAGGCGATGAAGCGCGCGATGTTCGTGGGGCAGCACGGGCAATAGTGCCATTTCCAGCGGCGGTGCTGGCCGTGGCTCTCCAACGGGTTCTCGTAGAAGTAATGTTCGCCGTCGCGGGCGATACCCGACAGCGCGCCATTGTAGGCAACCAACTCGAGGATGTCGGTATAGCGCGCATCCAGCCGCGTCTGGGCCATGCGATAGGTCCAGAAACCCAGCGCGACAGAGGCACAGGTCTCTGCATAGGCCGTCTCGTTCGGGAGATCGAATTCCCGGGTGAAGCCCTCGTTGTCCTTCGAAGAACCGATGCCACCTGTCACATACAGCAACTTGGACGTCAGGTGATCGAAGAGCTTTTCGAGTGCGTCGCGGAGGCTGTCGTCGGCAGTCTCGTGCGCAAGGTCGGTCATCGCGGCAAAGAGATAGGTGGCACGAACGGCGTGGCCTTCGACCTCTTCCTGTTCTCGTACCGGCTTGTGGGCCTGGCTGTAGGCGTAAGTCTCAAAGATATAGTCGTCTGGTTCCTCGCCCCGCGCCCGCGCCTCTGCGTCGTAATATGAGGGTGTTTGCCCGCGCTCATCGACGAAGTAGGAGGCCTGCTTGAGGTACTTCTCTTCCCCCGTCAGCCGATAGAGCTTGATCAGGGCGATCTCGATCTCTTCGTGGGCGTCATAGCCGCGCAGCTTGCCTTCCTCGGTGCCGAAGGTGTCGATGATATGCTCGACGCAGCGGATCATCACCTCCAGGAAACGGCGCTTGCCAGTGGCCTCGAAGTAGGCGATCGCGCCTTCCAGCAAGTGCCCCATCGAGTACATCTCGTGCAGGTCGCGCAGGTTCGTCCAACGGTTCTCGGGCTCGCGCCGGATGAACCACGAATTCAGATAGCCGTCGGGCAGTTGCCCCTCTTCGAGACGAGCGACGATACCGTCGATCTTTTCTTCGATGTCCGGGTCGCGGCGGTACTTCAGCATGTAGGACGCCGCTTCGATCCACTTGCCGAAATCGCTGTCGAAGAAGTGCTGCATCGACAGGCCGGACGGCTGGATCGGCCGGGCCAGCGGACCGGGCGGCGACTTGAAGTCCAGCACTTCGAGGAATTTCTCTTCGTCCAGCCGCTTGTACTGCGTGGGCACGGTCACGTCGCGTACCGTGTCGTGCCAGCTCTTCCAGAAGCCACTCTCAAAGCTGACCTTGGCGTGGTCGACCGGCACGTGACGGGAGTCGGCCCGCTGGGGCCTGACATGATTATTCATCTGGTTCACCTATTTGACGGCGCCGGCGACAAGGCCGCGCACATAGTAGCGTTGAAGGGCGAGGAAGAGCAGGATGCAGGGCACCATGGTCAGCGTGATGCCGGCCTGCAGTGCGCCCCAATCGATCAGACCTCGGATGCCCGTTGTGACGTTTACCAGCATGACTGGCAGTGAGAATTTCTCTTCCTGGCTAAGGAAGATCAGCGCTGCGAGAAACTCGTTCCAAGAATTGAGGAACGCGAACATCGCAACGGTTGCCACGCCCGGCAGCGCCAGCGGCAGTGTGATCCGCCGCATCAGCGACCACTGGCTGGCACCGTCGATTCTGGCGCTTTCGATCAGGGCCTTCGGCACCGCGTCGAAGGCGTTGCGCATCATGAAGATCGAGAAGGGCAACTGAAAAGTTACGTAGACCAGCACCAGACCGTTGAGCGTGTTGGCCAGCCTCAGCTTCACGAGGATCAGGAAGAGCGGCGTCAGGATCGACTGGAACGGGATCATCATCGTCGCCAGGATCGCGATGAAGAGGACATTCTGCCCCGGGAAGCGGAACTTGGAGAAGCCATAGCCCGCCGGCACCGAAATCAGCAGCGTCACGACCACCGTCCCGACCGCAAGGTAGAGCGAGTTGCCAACGAAGCTGAGCACCCCGTCCCCCACCGTATCGAGGTTCCGGTAGTTCTGGAGGGAGAAGTTCTCCGGGATCAGCCGGGCGGGGTTGGACAGCGTCTCGGCCGGAAGCTTGAAGGAGTTCGAGATCGACCAGACGATCGGCATCAGGAAGATGGCCGCGATGAAGAAGCCGGCTATGATGTAGATAGCCCGCCACAGGTAGTCCGTCGCCGGCACCGGGTTCAACTCGCCTGCATCGTCGTTGAGGGTTGCGTCAGTCATGGCGTCATTCCTGCGTGTTGCGGAAGTTGAGGATCGCCATCTGCGTCGCGCTGATCGCCACCAGGATTATCAGCAACACCATCGACATCGCAGACCCGTAGCCGAGCCTGTAGGACGAGAAGCTCTCCAGATAGATCGAGAATACCGCCGTCACCGTCGAGTTGCGCGGCCCACCCTGAGTGATCACGAAGAACTGGTCGAAGGCCAGCATCGACCAGGTCACATTCAACACCAGGGCAAGGATGATTGCGTTGCGCATCAGCGGCAGTGTCACCCGGAAAAACCGGGAGATCGGCCCTGCCCCGTCGATCTTCGCCGCCTCGATCACGTCGTCGGAAACGGATTGCAGGCCGGTCAGCAGTATCACCATGGTGAACCCCGCCTGCTTCCAGACG harbors:
- a CDS encoding carbohydrate ABC transporter permease, with product MTDATLNDDAGELNPVPATDYLWRAIYIIAGFFIAAIFLMPIVWSISNSFKLPAETLSNPARLIPENFSLQNYRNLDTVGDGVLSFVGNSLYLAVGTVVVTLLISVPAGYGFSKFRFPGQNVLFIAILATMMIPFQSILTPLFLILVKLRLANTLNGLVLVYVTFQLPFSIFMMRNAFDAVPKALIESARIDGASQWSLMRRITLPLALPGVATVAMFAFLNSWNEFLAALIFLSQEEKFSLPVMLVNVTTGIRGLIDWGALQAGITLTMVPCILLFLALQRYYVRGLVAGAVK